Proteins found in one Mixophyes fleayi isolate aMixFle1 chromosome 8, aMixFle1.hap1, whole genome shotgun sequence genomic segment:
- the DNASE2B gene encoding deoxyribonuclease-2-beta isoform X1, translating to MGTNFHRNTPTSCGKPSKKSGSCYHCKRGTNSTLKSTTMKLLLSCKFLNPGEKQNMSAVYLLSALCFAGISLVACEISCRNEAGDPVDWFVVYKLPMRRINESDGPGLDYLYLDSKSQAWQVSKFLINMTQGAVGRSLQQLYQSYNKNDTAYMMYNDSPPGTSNFSRTRGHSKGTLLFDKYQGFWLIHSVPHFPPFPEDNFGYPQTGQRYGQTAICVTYKYDQFKEIASQLLYYNPNVYNCSVPDSFHEEQWSLLRICQGKSFPWIETTRLAPLQSAQGEAFLNFAKSKYFVDDIYAAWIAQKLGTDLLTETWQPAGRVLPSNCSLPWHVYNIKTIALPSHSFYSYYDHSKWCVSKLPEDSWTCIGDLNRYPEQIWRSGGFLCTQNKLIYTTFRSMVAYYRECKNSIDSMHTDE from the exons atgggcacaaatttccacagaaacactccaacatcttgtggaaagccttccaagaagagtggaagctgttatcactgcaaaaggggaaccaactccacattaaa ATCAACAACTATGAAACTTCTCCTTTCCTGCAAATTTCTGAATCCAGGAGAGAAACAGAACATGTCTGCAGTGTATTTGTTGTCAGCGTTGTGTTTCGCTGGCATCTCTCTCGTCGCATGTGAAATCTCCTGTCGCAATGAAGCTGGAGATCCTGTAGATTG gtttGTGGTTTATAAGTTACCAATGCGTAGGATCAATGAGAGCGATGGGCCAGGACTGGActatctgtatctggactcaaagtCACAGGCCTGGCAAGTCAGCAAATTCCTCATCAATATGACCCAGGGTGCAGTGGGGCGATCGTTGCAACAGCTCTATCAGTCATATAAC AAAAACGACACGGCATACATGATGTATAATGATTCTCCCCCTGGCACAAGCAACTTTTCCAGGACACGAGGACACTCCAAGG GAACTCTCCTTTTTGATAAATATCAGGGATTCTGGCTGATCCACAGTGTACCCCACTTCCCCCCATTTCCAGAGGACAACTTTGGATATCCACAGACCGGTCAACGATATGGCCAGACAGCCATCTGTGTGACTTACAAATATGATCAGTTTAAAGAAATTG CGTCCCAATTGCTGTATTACAACCCAAATGTGTATAATTGCTCCGTTCCTGACTCGTTTCACGAAGAACAGTGGAGTCTGCTCAGAATATGTCAAGGCAAGAGTTTCCCTTGGATAGAAACCACACGACTGGCTCCACTGCAATCAGCCCAAGGAGAAGCCTTTCTGAACTTTGCAAAATCCAAGTACTTTGTAGACG ATATCTATGCAGCTTGGATAGCGCAGaaactggggacagatttattaacGGAAACGTGGCAGCCAGCAGGACGAGTGCTCCCGTCCAACTGCTCTCTGCCGTGGCACGTCTACAACATAAAAACAATTGCGCTGCCAAGCCACTCCTTCTACTCCTATTACGATCACTCCAAGTGGTGCGTCTCCAAGTTACCAGAAGATTCCTGGACGTGTATCGGAGACTTGAACCGTTATCCTGAGCAGATATGGAGAAGCGGAGGCTTCCTCTGCACCCAGAACAAGTTGATCTACACGACATTTAGAAGCATGGTGGCCTATTATAGAGAATGCAAAAATAGCATCGATTCAATGCATACGGATGAATAG
- the DNASE2B gene encoding deoxyribonuclease-2-beta isoform X2 yields MKLLLSCKFLNPGEKQNMSAVYLLSALCFAGISLVACEISCRNEAGDPVDWFVVYKLPMRRINESDGPGLDYLYLDSKSQAWQVSKFLINMTQGAVGRSLQQLYQSYNKNDTAYMMYNDSPPGTSNFSRTRGHSKGTLLFDKYQGFWLIHSVPHFPPFPEDNFGYPQTGQRYGQTAICVTYKYDQFKEIASQLLYYNPNVYNCSVPDSFHEEQWSLLRICQGKSFPWIETTRLAPLQSAQGEAFLNFAKSKYFVDDIYAAWIAQKLGTDLLTETWQPAGRVLPSNCSLPWHVYNIKTIALPSHSFYSYYDHSKWCVSKLPEDSWTCIGDLNRYPEQIWRSGGFLCTQNKLIYTTFRSMVAYYRECKNSIDSMHTDE; encoded by the exons ATGAAACTTCTCCTTTCCTGCAAATTTCTGAATCCAGGAGAGAAACAGAACATGTCTGCAGTGTATTTGTTGTCAGCGTTGTGTTTCGCTGGCATCTCTCTCGTCGCATGTGAAATCTCCTGTCGCAATGAAGCTGGAGATCCTGTAGATTG gtttGTGGTTTATAAGTTACCAATGCGTAGGATCAATGAGAGCGATGGGCCAGGACTGGActatctgtatctggactcaaagtCACAGGCCTGGCAAGTCAGCAAATTCCTCATCAATATGACCCAGGGTGCAGTGGGGCGATCGTTGCAACAGCTCTATCAGTCATATAAC AAAAACGACACGGCATACATGATGTATAATGATTCTCCCCCTGGCACAAGCAACTTTTCCAGGACACGAGGACACTCCAAGG GAACTCTCCTTTTTGATAAATATCAGGGATTCTGGCTGATCCACAGTGTACCCCACTTCCCCCCATTTCCAGAGGACAACTTTGGATATCCACAGACCGGTCAACGATATGGCCAGACAGCCATCTGTGTGACTTACAAATATGATCAGTTTAAAGAAATTG CGTCCCAATTGCTGTATTACAACCCAAATGTGTATAATTGCTCCGTTCCTGACTCGTTTCACGAAGAACAGTGGAGTCTGCTCAGAATATGTCAAGGCAAGAGTTTCCCTTGGATAGAAACCACACGACTGGCTCCACTGCAATCAGCCCAAGGAGAAGCCTTTCTGAACTTTGCAAAATCCAAGTACTTTGTAGACG ATATCTATGCAGCTTGGATAGCGCAGaaactggggacagatttattaacGGAAACGTGGCAGCCAGCAGGACGAGTGCTCCCGTCCAACTGCTCTCTGCCGTGGCACGTCTACAACATAAAAACAATTGCGCTGCCAAGCCACTCCTTCTACTCCTATTACGATCACTCCAAGTGGTGCGTCTCCAAGTTACCAGAAGATTCCTGGACGTGTATCGGAGACTTGAACCGTTATCCTGAGCAGATATGGAGAAGCGGAGGCTTCCTCTGCACCCAGAACAAGTTGATCTACACGACATTTAGAAGCATGGTGGCCTATTATAGAGAATGCAAAAATAGCATCGATTCAATGCATACGGATGAATAG
- the PPIL1 gene encoding peptidyl-prolyl cis-trans isomerase-like 1 — translation MAGIPPDSWQPPNVCLETSMGNITVELYWDHAPKTCKNFAELARRGYYNSTKFHRIIKDFMVQGGDPTGTGRGGGSIYDGKHFADEIQLDLKFTGAGILAMANAGPDTNGSQFFLTLAPSQWLDGKHTIFGRVCQGLGSLNRLGMVETDSQDRALDDVRILRAYPSG, via the coding sequence ATGGCGGGGATCCCTCCGGATAGCTGGCAGCCTCCTAACGTCTGCCTGGAGACCAGCATGGGCAACATCACGGTGGAGCTGTATTGGGACCATGCCCCCAAGACCTGCAAGAACTTCGCCGAGCTGGCCCGCAGGGGCTACTACAACAGCACCAAGTTCCACCGGATCATCAAAGACTTCATGGTGCAAGGGGGCGACCCGACGGGCACCGGCCGGGGTGGGGGCTCCATCTACGACGGAAAACACTTCGCCGATGAAATCCAGCTGGACCTGAAGTTCACAGGGGCGGGCATCCTCGCCATGGCCAACGCCGGTCCGGACACCAACGGCAGCCAGTTCTTCCTGACCCTGGCACCCTCGCAGTGGCTGGACGGCAAGCACACCATCTTCGGCCGGGTGTGCCAAGGCCTTGGGTCTCTGAACAGACTGGGCATGGTGGAGACCGACAGCCAGGACCGGGCACTGGACGATGTCCGGATCCTTAGGGCCTACCCATCGGGATAA
- the RPF1 gene encoding ribosome production factor 1, whose amino-acid sequence MAAGKNSESGQTKKRPTKPDHPGENEGGPPGAGGEQPEILFPPTFSVSDIKNKQRRHFMFMKQKQEKRKEKLAIKKKRKKERKALGDKAPPKSVPKTIENQRVYDETTVDPEDEEVAYDEATDEFAPYFNRQTTPKILITTSDRPRGRSVRFTEQLSSIIPNSKVYYRRGLALKKIIPQCTSRDFTDLIVINEDRKVPNGLILCHLPDGPTAHFKMSNVRLRKEIKRKGKEPTEHLPEVILNNFTTRLGHSIGRMFASLYPHDPHFVGRQVATFHNQRDYIFFRYHRYIFKSEKKVGIQELGPRFTLKLRSLQKGTFDSKYGEYEWIHKRHEMDTNRRKFHL is encoded by the exons ATGGCTGCGGGAAAGAATTCCGAGTCCGGGCAAACTAAGAAGCGTCCGACAAAGCCCGACCACCCGGGTGAGAATGAGGGGGGTCCGCCCGGAGCCGGCGGGGAGCAGCCGGAGATCCTCTTCCCCCCGACCTTCAGCGTGTCCGACATCAAGAACAAGCAGCGCAGACACTTCATGTTCATGAAACAGAAGCAGGAGAAGAggaag GAGAAGCTTGCTATTAAAAAGAAACGTAAGAAGGAGAGAAAGGCACTTGGAGACAAG gCTCCTCCAAAGTCTGTTCCCAAAACAATTGAGAACCAGCGTGTATATGACGAGACAACAGTTGACCCAGAGGATGAGGAG GTGGCGTATGATGAAGCTACAGATGAATTTGCACCTTATTTTAACAGACAGACAACACCCAAGATACTTATCACCACATCTGACCGCCCTCGTGGG CGTTCCGTGAGGTTTACAGAACAGCTGTCATCCATTATCCCCAACTCAAAAGTATATTATAGGAGGGGTCTTGCATTGAAAAAAATTATCCCGCAGTGTACTTCAAGGGATTTTACAGACCTCATTGTCATCAATGAAGATCGCAAAGTTCCAA ATGGACTTATCCTGTGTCACTTACCTGATGGCCCCACAGCTCATTTCAAAATGAGTAATGTGCGCCTGCGCAAGGAGATTAAG AGAAAAGGAAAGGAACCGACGGAGCACCTACCGGAGGTCATCTTAAATAACTTCACCACACGCCTTGGTCACTCCATCGGTCGCATGttcgcctctctctacccccatGACCCTCATTTCGTAGGAAGACAAGTGGCCACTTTCCATAACCAGCGGGACTACATCTTCTTTAGATATCACAG ATACATTTTCAAGAGTGAAAAGAAAGTCGGAATCCAAGAGCTTGGACCCAGATTTACATTAAAACTGAGGTCACTTCAGAAAGGGACATTTGATTCAAAGTATGGAGAATACGAGTGGATCCATAAG CGACATGAAATGGACACAAATAGAAGAAAATTCCACTTATAA